The Prevotella fusca JCM 17724 genome includes a window with the following:
- the nqrC gene encoding NADH:ubiquinone reductase (Na(+)-transporting) subunit C: MKTNSNSYTIIYSAILVLIVAFLLAFVFQALKPMQDANVQLDQQKQILFALNQDRGMSNEEAVELWQKIIVADDVINADGKLVEAGKQGGVDAGFKLNSKDAKEGKLALFRCKVNGEDKYVIPVYGNGLWGPINGFIAINGDKRTVFGAYFNHESETAGLGAEIKDNTAWQDKFKGKQLFAGDNTRKIALAVEKKIEDPTTQVDAVTGATLTSNGVTEMFQTEKGGLQPYVKFLNSK, from the coding sequence ATGAAAACAAATAGTAATTCCTATACAATTATCTATTCTGCCATCCTCGTGCTGATAGTAGCCTTTCTGCTTGCATTCGTGTTCCAGGCGTTGAAGCCAATGCAGGATGCCAATGTACAGCTTGACCAGCAGAAGCAGATTCTCTTTGCGCTTAATCAGGACCGTGGTATGAGTAATGAGGAGGCAGTTGAGCTCTGGCAGAAGATCATCGTTGCCGATGATGTCATCAATGCCGACGGCAAGCTCGTTGAGGCAGGAAAGCAGGGTGGCGTTGATGCCGGCTTCAAGCTGAACAGCAAGGATGCCAAGGAGGGCAAGCTGGCACTGTTCCGTTGTAAGGTGAACGGTGAGGACAAGTATGTTATCCCTGTTTATGGTAACGGTCTTTGGGGACCTATCAACGGCTTCATTGCCATCAACGGTGACAAGAGAACCGTATTCGGAGCTTACTTCAACCATGAGAGTGAGACGGCCGGTCTCGGTGCTGAAATCAAGGACAATACTGCATGGCAGGATAAGTTCAAGGGTAAGCAGCTGTTTGCTGGCGATAATACCCGGAAGATTGCGCTCGCTGTAGAGAAGAAGATTGAAGACCCGACAACACAGGTGGATGCCGTGACGGGTGCTACGCTTACCAGCAACGGCGTGACTGAGATGTTCCAGACAGAGAAAGGCGGACTCCAGCCTTACGTTAAATTCCTGAACAGCAAATAA
- the rpsA gene encoding 30S ribosomal protein S1, whose translation MANFKDVQNVQPLADFNWDEFENGVHAEASKNDLTKAYDETLNKIQEHQVVEGTVISVDKKEVVVNIGYKSDGIIPASEFRYNPELKAGDKVEVYVENQEDKRGQLVLSHKKARLQKSWENINKALENDEVIQGYIKSRTKGGMIVDVFGIEAFLPGSQIDVHPIRDYDVFVGKTMEFKVVKINQEFRNVVVSHKALIEAELEAQRKEIISHLEKGQILEGTVKNITSYGVFVDLGGVDGLVHITDLSWGRVSDPHEVVALDQKINVVILDFDEEKKRIALGLKQLTPHPWDSLDAELKVGDHVKGKVVVMADYGAFVEIQPGVEGLIHVSEMSWSQHLRSAQEFMKVGDEVEAVILTLDREERKMSLGIKQLKEDPWEAIEVKYPVGSKHTAKVRNFTNFGIFVELEEGVDGLIHISDLSWTKKVKHPSEFTTQGAEIEVVVLEIDKENRRLSLGHKQLESNPWDEYEAIYTPGSVHEGKITESMDKGAVITLNEGGEGFATPKHLVKKDGTQAQLGEVLPFMVIEFVKDTKRIILSHSRTFEEVKDEPRRQRPANNKPKNDAAAINNVAAGTSLGDLGVLADLKKKMEGGK comes from the coding sequence ATGGCAAATTTCAAAGACGTCCAGAATGTACAGCCTTTAGCTGACTTCAACTGGGATGAGTTCGAGAACGGCGTACACGCTGAAGCAAGTAAGAACGACCTTACAAAGGCTTACGACGAGACTCTCAACAAAATCCAGGAGCATCAGGTAGTTGAAGGTACTGTTATTTCAGTTGACAAGAAGGAAGTAGTTGTTAACATCGGCTACAAGAGCGATGGTATCATCCCTGCTTCTGAATTCCGTTACAACCCAGAGCTCAAGGCTGGTGACAAGGTAGAGGTTTACGTTGAGAACCAGGAGGACAAGCGTGGTCAGCTCGTTCTCTCTCACAAGAAGGCTCGCCTCCAGAAGAGCTGGGAGAACATCAACAAGGCACTGGAGAACGACGAGGTTATCCAGGGTTACATCAAGAGCCGCACTAAGGGTGGTATGATCGTTGATGTATTCGGTATCGAGGCATTCCTTCCTGGCAGCCAGATTGACGTTCATCCTATACGCGACTACGACGTATTCGTTGGCAAGACAATGGAGTTCAAGGTTGTTAAGATCAACCAGGAGTTCCGTAACGTAGTCGTTTCACACAAGGCACTCATCGAGGCTGAGCTCGAGGCACAGCGCAAGGAAATCATTTCTCACCTTGAGAAGGGTCAGATCCTCGAGGGTACCGTTAAGAACATCACATCTTACGGTGTATTCGTTGACCTCGGTGGCGTTGACGGACTCGTACACATCACTGACCTCTCTTGGGGCCGCGTAAGCGATCCACACGAGGTTGTTGCTCTCGACCAGAAGATCAACGTCGTTATCCTCGACTTCGATGAGGAGAAGAAGCGTATCGCTCTCGGTCTCAAGCAGCTCACTCCACATCCATGGGATTCACTGGATGCAGAGCTCAAGGTTGGCGACCACGTTAAGGGTAAGGTAGTTGTCATGGCTGACTACGGTGCATTCGTAGAGATCCAGCCAGGCGTAGAGGGCTTGATCCACGTTTCAGAGATGAGCTGGAGCCAGCACCTGCGTTCAGCACAGGAGTTCATGAAGGTTGGTGACGAGGTTGAGGCAGTTATCCTCACACTCGACCGCGAGGAGCGTAAGATGTCTCTCGGTATCAAGCAGCTCAAGGAAGACCCATGGGAGGCTATCGAGGTTAAGTATCCAGTAGGCTCTAAGCACACTGCTAAGGTTCGCAACTTCACTAACTTCGGTATCTTCGTAGAACTAGAGGAAGGTGTTGACGGTCTTATCCACATCAGCGACCTCTCTTGGACAAAGAAGGTTAAGCATCCTTCAGAGTTCACCACACAGGGTGCAGAGATTGAGGTTGTTGTCCTCGAAATCGACAAGGAGAACCGTCGCTTGAGCCTCGGCCACAAGCAGCTCGAGTCTAATCCTTGGGATGAGTACGAGGCAATCTACACTCCAGGTTCTGTACACGAGGGTAAGATTACCGAGTCTATGGACAAGGGTGCAGTCATCACTCTGAACGAGGGTGGTGAAGGCTTCGCAACTCCAAAGCACCTTGTTAAGAAGGACGGCACACAGGCACAGCTTGGTGAGGTTCTCCCATTCATGGTAATCGAGTTCGTTAAGGACACTAAGCGCATCATCCTCTCTCACTCTCGCACATTCGAGGAGGTTAAGGATGAGCCACGTCGCCAGCGTCCAGCAAACAACAAGCCAAAGAATGACGCAGCTGCTATCAACAACGTTGCAGCAGGCACATCACTCGGCGACCTCGGCGTTCTCGCTGACTTGAAGAAGAAGATGGAAGGTGGCAAGTAA
- a CDS encoding translocation/assembly module TamB domain-containing protein, whose product MKKLRTIIRWVIWTIAGLYITTIVLLHIPAVQASLAHKVADIAGGKLGTEVHVGRIDLGFINRFVLDDILIYDQSHKKMLSASRVGARVDIWRLLRTGEINISSAQIFGLKAELYKTSKDAKPNFQFALDSLASKDTTSHTPLHLSINSLVIRHGSIKYDCMDAPTTPNRLNLNHINLSDISSYIILRKLDDTSVWADLRALSFKEAAGLEVKQLAFRLKADQHQAMLQKLDFESTDSKIAMKELSATYKINGKKLDYNTLRYTVKDFKASVKPSDFASLLPGLKTLTTPYTVALEAQGTSRSVRVKRLDISDQTLSTQIKTKGWVGNLDRKPSWDVTFTPLRISKKTLQDIAKVAKKPLPKPLENIGNIYYRGSFAHKAGRYTAKGQLNTDAGNIHLAAVIHGKNIQATVNTPDFNIAKVLDNHDFGKVVTNMKVEGSTDLSYIIAKGDVTSFTYKGYTYRNIHLDGSYRDDVFTGKISINDPNGKLDIDGKAANILAFMREKGKLSADIMIAANAVNLHNLQLSDALGNRTISFTSNIKGQGSNLNDINGSLNVNGFAMNGEGQNIGLEQLNVKMNNGVLGRSLDAQTDFGDLHIAGQYEYASIPQSITHVLGHYLPSLIRSTPQYNVRGKANYAFALRLDDTKQINSLFKTSLVSAHPVRVNGLINEQRNELNLHINAPDISYAGQQVKNLTLNINSQSQGLLASISAERKGEKGPHILMNAEGLISNNMVNSDISFRIPGSSPVYGNISSIASFSRRHGDLETRLHFNPSTINFDSIALQVQPSDLSYHRNNLTIDHFELSNHNQHIIANGQTSGYQSDSILVSFKEIDIPYILDLVNFHSVGFSGTASGSASIKSFFHHPQMEAQLEVHDFQFEKGDMGTLYADVNYNDREGKININAHADTDDNTRTDIKGYVDIKNSYINLPIYANDTHLYFLQSFCDSFMDNIQLQANGWCKVVGPLSDINLEGDMHAYGSVHVKPTGATYAMRNARIRIIPNEIIFGNDTITDAQGHIGIITGGLHHNNLRHLTYDINVEARNLLAYNFPKKQGKESFWGMVYGTGNCNIKGGPDATTMNIELSPEKNTFITYNAASADDVGPSNFIRWINTPVDSIGILIPDAADSVSIAAKPAAKRHIIAPGYDDIPSDLHINFLLHTNPNLTLGVLLDETTGDNIRLNGSGMIRATYYNKGAFQLFGNYNVNHGQYNLTIQNIIKKQFVFQPGSTIAFGGDPFNAALNLKANYIVNSVPLGDLGLGRSFTANNTKVNCLLNIEGTPGAPTVSFGLDLPSLSPDAQQMIRSILNSEQELNQQVLYLLAVGRFYPQSNNNNTAQNSEAPSSASLAMQSLLSGTISQQINTVLSNVVKDNNWNFGANIATGNEGFDNAEYEGMFSGSILNNRLLFNGQFGYRNNIAKDKSSFIGDFDIRYLLSPNGNIAFRVYNQTNDRYFTRNSLTTQGIGLILKKDFNRLSDIFRNRKKKAKKDKQKH is encoded by the coding sequence TTGAAGAAACTTAGGACAATCATCCGATGGGTTATATGGACCATAGCAGGTCTTTACATAACCACAATAGTACTGCTGCATATACCAGCAGTGCAGGCTTCGCTTGCCCATAAAGTAGCCGACATTGCTGGTGGGAAATTAGGAACTGAGGTACATGTAGGACGCATTGACTTAGGCTTCATCAACCGTTTCGTACTGGACGATATTCTCATCTATGACCAGAGTCACAAGAAGATGCTGTCGGCTTCACGGGTCGGTGCACGGGTCGACATCTGGCGTCTTCTGCGTACAGGGGAAATCAACATCTCCTCTGCACAGATATTCGGACTGAAGGCGGAACTGTACAAGACCAGCAAGGATGCCAAGCCAAACTTCCAGTTTGCTTTGGACTCATTAGCTTCTAAAGATACTACAAGCCATACTCCGCTGCATTTATCAATCAACAGTCTTGTTATCCGTCATGGTAGCATTAAATACGATTGTATGGATGCACCTACCACTCCTAACCGACTGAATCTGAACCATATCAATCTAAGTGACATTTCGTCTTATATCATCCTCCGCAAGCTGGATGACACAAGCGTGTGGGCTGACCTCAGAGCCTTGTCTTTCAAGGAAGCTGCGGGGCTGGAAGTGAAACAGCTGGCATTCAGACTAAAGGCTGACCAGCATCAGGCGATGCTGCAAAAACTTGACTTCGAGTCTACTGACAGCAAGATAGCCATGAAAGAGCTGTCAGCCACCTACAAGATAAACGGGAAGAAGCTGGACTACAACACCTTGCGATATACCGTCAAGGACTTCAAAGCATCCGTTAAACCCTCTGACTTCGCCTCTCTCCTACCCGGCTTAAAAACGCTTACGACACCCTACACCGTCGCACTGGAGGCACAGGGCACGAGCCGTTCGGTACGGGTGAAACGACTTGACATTTCCGACCAGACGCTTTCCACACAAATCAAGACAAAAGGATGGGTCGGCAATCTCGACAGGAAACCTTCATGGGACGTCACCTTTACGCCCTTACGAATCAGCAAAAAAACACTACAGGATATTGCCAAGGTTGCGAAAAAGCCGCTGCCAAAGCCTTTGGAGAACATCGGCAATATCTACTATCGTGGCTCGTTCGCCCACAAAGCCGGCAGATATACGGCAAAGGGACAGCTCAACACGGATGCCGGCAACATTCATCTTGCCGCTGTGATTCATGGGAAAAACATTCAGGCTACGGTCAACACACCCGATTTCAACATTGCGAAAGTACTTGACAACCACGACTTTGGCAAGGTTGTCACCAACATGAAGGTGGAGGGTAGCACCGACCTTTCATACATCATTGCGAAAGGCGACGTAACATCATTCACTTACAAAGGATATACCTACAGGAACATCCACCTTGACGGCAGCTATCGAGACGATGTGTTTACGGGTAAAATATCAATAAATGACCCTAACGGAAAGCTGGACATTGACGGAAAAGCAGCCAACATCCTTGCCTTCATGCGAGAAAAGGGGAAACTCTCTGCCGACATCATGATTGCTGCCAATGCCGTTAACCTGCATAATCTCCAGCTGTCTGACGCACTCGGCAACAGGACAATATCCTTCACTTCCAACATAAAAGGGCAGGGCTCGAACCTGAATGACATCAACGGAAGCCTCAACGTCAACGGTTTCGCCATGAACGGAGAGGGACAGAACATCGGTCTTGAGCAGCTGAATGTCAAGATGAACAACGGAGTCCTGGGCAGGTCACTCGATGCACAGACTGACTTCGGCGACCTGCACATAGCCGGACAATACGAGTATGCGTCAATTCCACAAAGTATAACGCATGTACTGGGACATTATCTGCCCAGTCTCATCCGCTCCACTCCACAGTATAATGTGAGAGGCAAGGCAAACTATGCCTTTGCCTTGCGACTGGATGACACAAAACAGATTAACAGTCTGTTCAAGACCTCGCTTGTCTCTGCACACCCCGTCAGGGTTAACGGTCTCATAAACGAGCAGCGGAACGAACTGAACCTGCACATCAATGCACCTGACATAAGCTATGCAGGGCAGCAGGTAAAGAACCTCACACTGAACATCAACAGCCAGTCACAAGGACTGCTTGCCAGCATCTCTGCCGAACGAAAGGGTGAGAAGGGTCCGCATATCCTCATGAATGCAGAGGGGCTCATCTCCAACAACATGGTCAACTCTGACATATCCTTCCGCATACCAGGTTCTTCTCCTGTCTACGGAAACATCAGCAGCATTGCTTCTTTCTCACGGCGACACGGCGACTTGGAAACACGTCTGCACTTCAATCCATCAACCATCAACTTTGATTCCATTGCTCTGCAGGTACAGCCTTCCGACCTTTCCTACCATCGTAACAACCTGACGATTGACCACTTTGAACTGTCAAACCATAACCAGCACATCATTGCCAACGGACAGACGTCCGGCTACCAGAGTGATTCCATCCTTGTCAGCTTCAAGGAGATTGACATTCCTTACATCCTTGACCTTGTCAACTTCCACAGTGTCGGCTTCTCGGGAACAGCTTCGGGCTCAGCTTCCATCAAGTCATTCTTCCATCATCCACAGATGGAAGCCCAACTTGAGGTACATGACTTCCAGTTTGAGAAAGGCGACATGGGTACGCTCTATGCTGACGTGAACTATAATGACAGGGAAGGAAAAATCAACATCAATGCACATGCCGACACTGACGACAACACACGCACGGACATAAAAGGTTATGTTGACATCAAGAACAGCTACATCAACCTGCCCATCTATGCCAACGACACCCATCTTTACTTCCTGCAGAGCTTCTGCGACTCGTTCATGGACAATATCCAGCTGCAGGCAAACGGATGGTGCAAGGTTGTCGGACCGCTCAGCGACATCAATCTTGAAGGTGACATGCACGCCTACGGAAGCGTACATGTAAAGCCGACAGGAGCCACCTATGCAATGCGCAATGCACGCATACGAATCATTCCGAACGAGATTATCTTCGGCAATGACACCATAACGGATGCACAGGGACACATCGGCATCATCACTGGCGGACTGCATCATAACAACCTGCGCCACCTGACTTACGACATCAACGTCGAGGCAAGGAACCTCTTGGCATACAACTTCCCTAAGAAACAGGGCAAGGAATCATTCTGGGGGATGGTCTACGGCACAGGAAACTGCAACATAAAAGGCGGACCGGATGCAACAACCATGAATATTGAACTCTCACCCGAGAAGAATACCTTTATTACCTATAACGCCGCATCAGCCGATGATGTGGGCCCAAGCAACTTCATCCGCTGGATCAACACTCCTGTCGACAGCATTGGTATATTGATACCTGACGCAGCCGACTCTGTCAGCATCGCAGCCAAACCTGCCGCCAAACGGCACATCATAGCCCCTGGATATGACGACATTCCGAGCGACCTGCACATCAACTTCCTCCTGCATACAAATCCGAACCTTACACTCGGCGTATTGCTTGATGAGACTACAGGGGACAACATCCGCCTGAACGGTTCGGGCATGATTCGTGCCACCTATTATAATAAGGGGGCGTTCCAGCTCTTCGGAAACTACAACGTTAACCATGGGCAGTACAACCTCACGATACAGAACATCATCAAGAAGCAGTTTGTTTTCCAGCCGGGTTCGACAATAGCTTTCGGCGGCGACCCGTTCAATGCGGCACTGAACCTGAAGGCAAACTATATCGTCAACTCTGTCCCGCTGGGCGACCTCGGACTGGGAAGGTCCTTCACGGCAAACAACACGAAGGTGAACTGTCTGCTGAACATCGAAGGAACGCCGGGCGCACCGACCGTCTCCTTCGGACTCGACCTCCCCTCACTCTCTCCTGACGCACAGCAGATGATACGCTCCATCCTCAACTCCGAACAGGAGCTCAACCAGCAGGTGCTCTATCTCCTTGCTGTCGGACGATTCTATCCGCAGAGCAACAACAACAATACCGCACAGAACAGTGAAGCGCCAAGCAGCGCATCGCTTGCCATGCAGAGCCTGCTCTCCGGTACGATTTCACAGCAGATAAACACCGTCCTGTCAAACGTTGTGAAAGACAACAACTGGAACTTCGGAGCAAATATTGCAACAGGAAACGAAGGATTTGACAATGCTGAATACGAAGGAATGTTCTCAGGCAGCATACTCAACAACCGCCTCCTCTTCAACGGGCAGTTCGGTTACCGCAACAACATAGCGAAAGACAAGTCGTCCTTCATCGGCGACTTCGACATCCGCTACCTCCTGTCGCCAAACGGAAACATAGCCTTCCGCGTCTACAACCAGACCAACGACCGCTATTTCACACGTAACTCGCTGACAACACAGGGAATAGGACTCATTCTCAAAAAAGACTTCAACAGGCTCAGCGACATCTTCAGAAACAGGAAGAAAAAAGCAAAAAAAGACAAGCAAAAACATTGA
- a CDS encoding NADH:ubiquinone reductase (Na(+)-transporting) subunit B: protein MSLRNYLDKIRPNFEEGGKLHAFKSVYDGFETFLYVPNETSKSGVSIHDAIDSKRIMSLVVLSLVPAMLFGMYNIGYQNAVAAGKLADATCMGMFLYGLLALLPNILVSYIVGLGIEFAWAQWKGEEIQEGFLVSGILIPLIIPVTTPLWTLVLAVAFAVIFTKEIFGGTGMNIFNVALAARAFLFFSYPSKMTGDSIWVAKDSIFGFGYTLPDGFTMATPLGEIAQGTAVQASFNDMIVGLIPGSVGETSVIAIAIGAVILLWTNIASWKTMLSVFLGGTLMGLLFQSTGATPIHWYEHLVLGGFCFGAVFMATDPVTSARTETGKWVYGFFIGAMAVIIRVLNPGYPEGMMLAILFGNMFAPLIDYCVVQSNISKRAKRAK from the coding sequence ATGAGTTTAAGAAATTATCTCGATAAGATACGCCCGAACTTTGAAGAGGGCGGAAAGCTTCACGCTTTCAAGAGTGTCTACGATGGTTTCGAGACGTTCCTTTATGTTCCTAATGAGACATCAAAGAGCGGTGTATCCATCCATGACGCTATTGACTCGAAGCGAATTATGAGTCTGGTGGTACTGTCACTGGTACCTGCCATGCTCTTCGGTATGTACAATATCGGCTATCAGAACGCTGTAGCAGCAGGCAAGCTGGCTGATGCAACCTGCATGGGGATGTTCCTCTATGGTCTGCTTGCCCTGTTGCCGAACATCCTCGTGTCTTACATTGTCGGTCTGGGCATTGAGTTTGCCTGGGCACAGTGGAAGGGTGAGGAAATCCAGGAGGGTTTCCTGGTGTCAGGTATTCTGATTCCGTTGATTATCCCTGTAACCACACCACTTTGGACACTTGTCCTTGCGGTAGCCTTTGCGGTAATCTTCACCAAGGAGATCTTCGGTGGTACGGGTATGAACATCTTTAACGTTGCCTTGGCTGCACGTGCCTTTCTCTTCTTCTCTTATCCGAGCAAGATGACTGGCGACAGCATCTGGGTAGCAAAGGATTCGATCTTCGGCTTCGGCTATACGCTGCCTGACGGCTTCACAATGGCAACCCCATTGGGCGAGATAGCACAGGGAACAGCCGTACAGGCTTCGTTCAATGACATGATTGTCGGGCTTATCCCCGGTTCTGTCGGTGAAACATCGGTTATTGCTATTGCCATCGGTGCTGTTATCCTTCTGTGGACAAACATCGCCAGCTGGAAGACAATGTTGAGCGTGTTCCTCGGCGGTACACTGATGGGACTTCTTTTCCAGTCAACAGGCGCAACACCTATCCACTGGTATGAGCACCTCGTACTGGGTGGTTTCTGCTTCGGTGCTGTCTTCATGGCAACCGACCCGGTTACCTCAGCCCGTACCGAGACAGGTAAGTGGGTATATGGATTCTTCATCGGTGCGATGGCTGTCATCATCCGCGTGTTGAACCCGGGTTATCCAGAGGGTATGATGCTCGCCATCCTTTTCGGCAATATGTTTGCCCCACTCATCGACTACTGTGTAGTTCAGTCAAACATCAGCAAGCGCGCAAAGCGTGCTAAATAA
- a CDS encoding TIGR00341 family protein: MQQNNNQTLWQVIKSYFNVLPDKGSEKEVVTQITDGINFQGANLWVLIFAIFIASLGLNVNSTAVIIGAMLISPLMGPIIGMGLAIGIADLSLFRQSMKNYLVSTFISVITAMLYFTVSPITEAQSELLARTSPTLYDVLIALFGGAAGILAISTKGKNNVLPGVAIATALMPPLCTAGYGLAVHNTSYFFGAFYLYFINTVFIAFTTCIGVRLLHFHRKKFVDLEQMKRVNYYIASILTITILPAGYMTWNILKQSVFENNVEKFITKELSYNGTNILSHEYDTEAKTLHIVAIGRPITTDSLMKAQLSMPDYQLEGYTLKIVQGINPDSIPIMQHKKRGMTTLGEKNTPEWQELVYKNDVLLKQLESYTHYSELSSSIKDELKAVCPTAKSLTLTKASESFLDTTLVKDYVIAIVKTSKNLPADNRKQLYNWLKVKVKADSLDLMIVTK, encoded by the coding sequence ATGCAACAAAATAACAATCAGACCTTATGGCAAGTAATAAAAAGCTACTTCAATGTCTTGCCTGACAAGGGCAGCGAGAAAGAGGTAGTAACGCAGATTACTGACGGCATCAACTTCCAGGGAGCTAACCTCTGGGTACTGATCTTTGCCATTTTCATAGCCTCACTGGGACTCAATGTCAATTCAACGGCAGTTATTATTGGCGCCATGCTCATCTCTCCACTGATGGGACCGATTATAGGTATGGGCCTGGCAATAGGAATAGCAGACCTGTCACTATTCCGCCAGTCAATGAAGAACTATCTGGTCAGTACGTTCATCAGCGTCATTACAGCAATGCTGTATTTTACGGTCTCGCCCATAACAGAAGCACAATCAGAACTCTTGGCCCGCACATCCCCTACCCTCTATGATGTCTTAATCGCTCTTTTCGGTGGAGCTGCCGGCATCTTGGCCATATCCACAAAAGGAAAGAACAATGTTCTGCCTGGTGTTGCCATTGCCACGGCACTGATGCCACCCCTCTGTACAGCAGGCTATGGACTGGCCGTACACAACACTTCTTATTTCTTCGGAGCCTTCTATCTGTACTTTATCAACACTGTCTTCATCGCTTTTACCACTTGTATAGGTGTGCGACTACTACATTTCCACAGGAAGAAGTTTGTAGATCTTGAACAGATGAAACGCGTAAATTATTACATTGCATCTATTCTCACCATCACAATCCTACCTGCTGGCTATATGACATGGAACATCCTTAAACAGAGTGTTTTTGAGAACAATGTAGAAAAGTTTATCACAAAAGAACTGTCCTATAACGGGACAAATATCCTGTCGCACGAATATGACACAGAAGCAAAGACTCTTCATATCGTTGCTATAGGCAGACCGATAACAACCGACTCACTAATGAAGGCACAGTTGTCAATGCCAGATTATCAACTGGAAGGCTATACGCTGAAAATAGTACAGGGAATCAACCCTGACAGCATTCCCATAATGCAACACAAGAAACGAGGAATGACAACGCTGGGAGAGAAAAACACTCCTGAATGGCAGGAGCTGGTTTATAAAAATGATGTCTTACTGAAGCAGTTAGAAAGCTACACACACTATTCTGAACTATCAAGCAGCATCAAGGACGAACTGAAAGCAGTCTGCCCTACTGCCAAGAGTCTTACACTCACAAAAGCATCAGAGTCTTTCCTTGATACCACATTAGTGAAAGACTATGTCATAGCGATTGTGAAGACAAGTAAGAACCTTCCTGCCGACAACCGAAAACAGCTCTACAACTGGCTGAAGGTCAAAGTAAAAGCTGATAGCCTTGACTTAATGATTGTAACAAAGTAA
- a CDS encoding Na(+)-translocating NADH-quinone reductase subunit A: protein MANVIKLRKGLDINLTGRAQEEILPVKSSKEYALVPDDFPGLTPKVTVREGDHVRAGDPLFVDKGCTEVSFASPVSGTVSAVERGERRKVLRVKITADAHQEYADFGVKNVAGLSAGEVKSSLLQAGLFGYINQLPYAVATRPDTEPKAIFVSALRDKPLQGDFEFELDGQEKDFQTGLTALAKIAKVYLGIGAGQTATALTAAKDAEVTVFDGPCPAGNVGVQVNHISPVNKGEVVWTVDPTAVIFFGRLFNTGKVNLTRRVAIAGSMVKQTGYVDVLVGTPLKQILAENVADGCHVRVINGNPLTGVVANDEAVLGAHTSEVTVIPEGDDVNEIFGWMLPRFNDFSTSRSYFTWLQGKKAYNLDARIKGGERHMIMSGEYDRVLPMDIYGEYLIKSILSGNIDSQEQLGIYEVSPEDFALAEFVDSSKLPLQKIVREGLDILRKENA, encoded by the coding sequence ATGGCAAATGTAATTAAGTTACGAAAGGGCTTAGACATTAACCTTACAGGACGCGCACAAGAAGAGATTTTACCTGTGAAGTCATCCAAGGAGTACGCATTGGTACCGGATGATTTCCCGGGTCTGACACCTAAGGTGACCGTTCGTGAGGGCGATCATGTCCGGGCTGGTGACCCGTTGTTCGTTGACAAAGGGTGCACCGAGGTCAGCTTCGCTTCCCCTGTAAGTGGTACAGTCTCAGCTGTTGAACGAGGGGAGAGACGTAAGGTGTTGCGTGTGAAAATCACTGCCGATGCACATCAGGAGTATGCTGATTTTGGTGTGAAGAATGTGGCAGGCTTGTCCGCAGGCGAAGTGAAGTCTTCTTTGCTGCAGGCAGGACTTTTCGGTTATATCAACCAGCTGCCTTATGCTGTTGCTACACGTCCGGACACGGAGCCAAAGGCGATTTTCGTGTCTGCACTTCGTGATAAACCTTTGCAGGGTGACTTCGAGTTTGAGTTGGATGGTCAGGAGAAAGACTTCCAGACTGGTCTGACTGCTCTCGCCAAGATTGCAAAGGTTTATTTGGGTATTGGTGCTGGGCAGACTGCTACTGCACTTACCGCAGCGAAGGATGCTGAGGTGACAGTCTTCGATGGTCCTTGTCCGGCAGGTAATGTCGGTGTACAGGTAAACCATATTTCCCCAGTCAACAAGGGCGAGGTGGTATGGACCGTTGACCCAACAGCCGTTATCTTCTTCGGTCGGTTGTTCAACACTGGTAAGGTGAACCTCACCCGTCGTGTTGCCATTGCAGGCAGCATGGTAAAGCAGACTGGCTATGTAGATGTGCTTGTTGGTACACCATTGAAGCAGATTCTTGCAGAAAACGTTGCCGACGGCTGTCATGTCCGTGTCATCAATGGTAATCCTCTCACAGGTGTTGTTGCCAATGACGAAGCTGTACTTGGTGCACATACTTCTGAGGTGACGGTCATCCCGGAGGGCGATGACGTAAACGAGATTTTCGGTTGGATGCTTCCCCGTTTCAATGACTTCTCCACTTCCCGCAGCTACTTCACATGGTTGCAGGGCAAGAAGGCATATAACCTCGATGCCCGCATCAAGGGTGGCGAGCGTCACATGATTATGAGTGGCGAGTACGACAGGGTGCTGCCGATGGATATCTATGGTGAATATCTCATCAAGTCAATTCTCTCTGGCAATATCGACAGTCAGGAGCAGCTGGGTATCTATGAGGTAAGCCCGGAGGATTTTGCCCTCGCCGAGTTCGTTGACAGTTCCAAGCTGCCTTTGCAGAAGATAGTTCGTGAGGGCTTGGATATTCTTAGAAAAGAGAATGCGTAG